A segment of the Salminus brasiliensis chromosome 1, fSalBra1.hap2, whole genome shotgun sequence genome:
CTGTATTCCTGCACCACAATATCCAGCATCCGAACTTTTCAGAAGAACATCTAAACacacctgatgcattttggaaacaagttgTGTGGATTAATGAAGCTAAAACATACATTgtaaaggtatgtttggagaaaaaagggtGTGGAATTTCCTGAAAAgtacacctctccaactgttaagcacaggggtaGATcagtcatgctttgggcttgtgttgcagccagtgcaaAAGGAACATTTGACTGGAAGGAGGAAGAATAAATTGAAATGAAATACCAACAAATCTTTTAAAATCTGGAAACAAACatcacactgtctgtaaaatATTTGAGGATAAAAAGAGGGTGGCTTTAATAGCAGTGTAATGCTATTTAACTTTTACATGCCACTGTAATTGTGTCCATTTATATGGATAACAATGTGTAATACAGTGACAGAACACTTTATAGCTTACCTAAACAACGGCATGCAGTTTGAGGCTCGTAtgtgatgatttagacataCAGCTAGCACAGAGCTAATTGCTGGGATATAGATTTTCAGTATATCGTGGTtatgttagccttgtagctccagtacaGAAATTAAGAAGTGGAATTTAGGCAACAATTGATTGACCACGCTGGTTCAAATGGTTGCAAATTCCACTTTCCgactatagggggagcccaggagaaaTACCAGTTCTTGTGTAGATGGTTGATGTTCTACATGTAGATGGTTGATGTTCTGACGCACTCATAATGTAATCACTAACAACATTCAGGATTCAGTGGCTCGGTTATTTGTGTTGACCATGACAGTCTTTCTGCTTGTGTCTGAGCAGTGTTCTGGGGGGGCCGGGAGGGCTTTCTCTCCATACTCAACACAGACGTAGCAGCTGAACTGAAGCACATGGCCAACTTCTTCAAAATGGCAGTGGGTACGAAGTAGCATTTAGACTTCCTGTGACATGTTAATGGGCCTGGTTTTACTAGCAAAATATGCTAACCTATGTCTTATTTGTAGCTTATAAAGAAAAGATTGGCTTGAAATGCCAGTTTCTCATTGAGCCGAAGCCGAAGGAACCATGCAAACACCAGTATGACTACGGTAAGCCCTGTTTACTCTTTAAATAAGCAAGAAAATGCTTCTTAAATGTGTTAAAGGAATACAACTTAAGACTAGTACGCATGACATACTAAGCACTCCTAAGCATGAAATACTGCAAGTATTAATGCATTGACATCCACTTCATCATCTTTGTGGATGTGTTGTCATTTGAGCATGATAAGCCTCATCATTGGCTCCCAGTGTAGTGAATGACCGACAATCCAACACATTCAGTTCAGAttgtttattgtcattatatGCATTAAACACACAGCAGAGGTCATCTTTGCAGTATTAAAGTGTGGAGGTATTCAGATGAAGAATATTGCCCTAACGAAGATATGTCTTATGTACAGTTGTGCTCTATCTGtgaatcattaaaaataaaagacccCCTTAATTCAGGTACCACTGGCCAGACTGTGACTCTGAAGGAAAGCTGTGAAAAGACCAAACAGCCTTCTCTAAGATTATTAGAAATAAAGTTCTAGACATGCACATACAGAAACATGCTACACAATAATATCCAAGATTCTGGATGAATCTTGAAAAATGCTGAATGTCCTACAATCAAATTCAAACAAACCGAAGTCTACAAACCAAAGTCCACAGTTTGAcatccaaccaaccaacaacATGGAGAAAATCATGGTTCTACCAACTACCAGTCTGAAGGAGTTGAATTTGTCCCCAAGCAAGGTTttcatttttactttatttttatttattaaaaagaatTAATTTAGAATTAATTTACCTTAAGAACATATTGGTTTGTAGTaaaactgtttttaaaaaagtgtcTGCGttacttatatattatataatgtatatattctatattatatatattatatatacatacttatatattctataaatatatatttacccAAAATGTAATATCACTGAGCACATAACcccataaaaatataataactgACATAATGTAGCACAGGGTGTTGACCATTAAAGTTGTACCATTTGTAccattaatgtaattaataccATTACATTATTGAGTATTCATTATATTTTATAGTCTAATAATTTGTAACTTACCAAACTAACTGTAATTTGTAATCAGATTGCTTTTGAGGGGATTAAATccgtatatgtatatgtataaatactatatatatatatgtgtatagagatgtcctgtggtatgtcctgtaagttgtgaagtgaggcctccattagcatcaattagccttaggtgcccatgaccctgttgccggttcaccagttgtcctagaacttttggtaggtactgaccacatgTGGAGACACTATCACTGACATTTAAGTCTGTACTTGTTCATTCTGACAGATGCAATGAGTGTTATTGGCTTTTTGAAGCACTTCGGACTGGACAAAGACTTCAAGCTTAATATTGAGCCCAACCACACCACCCTGGCTGGACATTCCTATGAGCACGACATCATCATGGCTTCTGTGTGCGTTGCTCTTAATTATTCACTGCCATTTGTTGGAAATGTGGACGCTGTGTAGTAgattatgtgtgtatatgttgcAGGTTTGGCATGCTGGGCTCTGTGGACTCAAACACTGGGTCTCCTGATCTGGGCTGGGACACGGATCAGTTTCCCATGGACATCCGGAATACAACCATAGTGATGAAGGTGGTTTTAGGAACTTTACGTAAAGTGTGATTTGAACTTCTGCAGTTTTCAGAATACACTGAGCTGCTAGTTTACTGGTTTGCACGGCTTACCCCCATGTTCTGTCCTGTACATCAGTGGAAGGGAACCACCATAGGAATTCCAGTAACCCAGTATTACTGGACTGTTGTCAGTACAACTGACATGGTAGTATGTGTGGCACTGGTTGGAGTGTATCAGGCACAGTGGTGTTGCTGGTGTTTTTACACCCATCAGAGTCGCTGCTAGTTTCAGAGGGGGTCTACCATCCAAAAAAATACCCAGCTAAGAGTaactctgtggtcagaaattgACCATATATGCAAAATCTAAGGACTGACTATTACTATAGATAACTCCAAGACGTGCCTGGGACACCACTGACTGCTGTGCTTAATGCACTTACGCTACCATGCTGCTACCATGTTGTGATCTATGGGCACAGGATGATCCACCACTCAAATAACATCTGGCCAGCGGCCCTGTGGTGATCCCTGTTCATTGCCAGCTCAGTGTATTAAAGGAAAATGGAGCATGCAGTGAACTGAGGATTCTTTATAACACTGTTGATCAAACCCTCAGGCTGTGATCGAGCAGGGAGGCCTACAGCCTGGAGGTTTAAATTTCGATGCCAAGGTTCGAAGAGAGTCGACTGACCTGGAGGATTTGTTCATTGCTCACATTGCTGCCATGGACGCTTTCGCTCGGGGTCTCAGAAATGCAGTCAAGATCATTGAGGAGGGAGTCATGCAAAAAATGCTGCAGGTAATTGCTACAGGTTACTGCTTCTGCTTTGGTTAATTATTAGCTATTTGAAAGTGCTAATTGTCTCCGCCACTATGtgccagtgtgtgtatgtgtcctaATGAAGGCCTGAGTAGGCAGAAATGCACGTTTAATAATAAAGTTTATTAATGGCTATGTTTTAAAGCATCATTATGTAGcagttttaccttaaaataacagattCAATCtgatgttgatgctccactgactgtaatagggagaatagcaccTCTGTCAGTGCTACTCCGGGTCAGAACGCTGCTCCTGCACTATAaccctggtcacttcatgtgactaatatctggattgtatcctggtaagattttagccacCTGATTTTACACTTTACAGTAGTCAAATCTCTGGTAAggcagactgaaatctgattgctgtgtgagacaaaatatgcaaatagtgctaattattactggtgttgtactgggaggggtttgggttgttgAATGTGTATTTGGATGACAGGTGTGTTTCCACTGCTGTAACGTGGCTTAAAtgcatctcagccctcctgaagaTTTGTatctgatttaatttttttagatTTGTGTCTTGTTctgatataatcctgatactcaagaagCATGAAgggaccaggtgtaaacagggtctatgTAACTTTGctggagctgcacaagacctctcgCCAGAACTGAGTAATGCTGTGTAACCAGTCATATTTATTCACATGTAAGATCCTGTGATATTACCCTACtgcttcagtccacatgcttctctcactTTTAGTggcagttctgtatctctcagcttgtcgacaaatgcacatgtacagctgtccatgagggggagctCAAAGCATGTTGTGTATtaagaatagaacagaattacactccccaactgtagggggagcccaggagcaaaatgCATAATGCTGCATTGGACAATTTAACATTAAAATTATCCTTGCTGACAAAAATAATAGTTGATATAGTATGAAAACATTGCTGAAGCTTCAAAATGGACCATTCCAGTCCATACCAAGAATGCATGGAAACTAagcagcaaaacattttatGGAAAAAATGTAACTACTTGTATATTCTATGTATATTTACTTgtatattctattctatgtaCTATGTATATTTATCATGTCGCAACAAACACTCTGTTCTGctttctgaatggatttatcaaaacagaggtcatttacatatagtacatcacaataacaaaaaaggcctgtttaattctaagcagtgaagagaggttggaaaaggTTGTGTAAAATGAAAGTATGATTATTGTTGGTATAAACTCACATAAATTACTGGGTTATTAGTAAAAGAAGTGGGTTCCTTGAAtgtcttttgctttttttatttgattatttttgtatttttgatttttctgttatttttgttttataatcAACCCTGAAAGCTTTTAATCTGTGCCCATGAATCTCAAATATCTGAATAAAATAACTGGTCTAGGATCCTTCATTCATTAACACCATTAATACAGCTCATGGTCTGTGGTGGGGTTTGTGCTGTGTAGGATCGTTACGTAAGCTTCAGCCATGGGATCGGTCAGAAGGTGGAAGAGGGCAGTGCGACACTGGAAGACCTGGAGGTTTGGCTCTGTGTCACATATTACATTACCCGTGTTTCCTTTCCAGACACTCAGTGTTCACTTATTAAtgtgcttttgtttgtttgcaggaGTTCATCAAGCAAAACGGAGAACCTAAAGTCACATCAGGGAAACAGGAAAAATATGAAGCTGTCTTAAATCATTACGTGTGACACAGTGATCTGTTGTATGGAGGATATTTGTTAAATTAGGGTCTATGTCTGAAATCCTTACTAACATTTAATCATTGATTATGCCATGCTGCTTATATGTCTTACGTAAAACTTTGAGTGCCGTTAgttaaaaataattttgtttaattttcTTTAAGTATTATtaagtgaacaaatcctctacagtAATCAAACTTAAATATAATCACTCTATTTCCATTTTAGAGCACAATTCCCCTTTACTTACTGAATttaatagataaaaaaaaatgttaacatgtcaaattaagcaaataaacagtaattatattGAATTACTGTGCAGAACCGAGTCTCTGTAGACAATTTGTTCAATTAATATTTTGacctggggtgcccaaacttttgcacaagactgtatatacactatataaacaatattggctcctccaaaatcaagggtattaaaaaatgtcaggtattatcctgattttgttgaagtaactgtctctactgtccagttaaggctttctactagagtttggagcattgctgtgagaatttaattgcattcagcaacaagagcattagtgaggtcaggatgttggatgatccctaccatcccacctcatcttcaactcccgaattcatcccaaaagtattggatggagcaccatccatcattccagagaacgcagttccactgctccacagctcaatgggcTTTAtacacgcctggcattaggcagcatctgatccagagagtcctattctattggcaatacttctctacagaataatttgaataatttgcacatctgcattagaagggctgtccacaaacatttggacatatagtgtatatgtgatTTGAGTTGTCATGTAAAATAGAAAGTTGCTGTTGTAAATTAAAGATACACTAACAATGATAAAGCATCCATCAATAATACATAGCATGAACatttatgtataatatatacgctgaattgttttgtttaatgATTATAAATGTCTGTAATAGTTAAAAGATTATGGATACTGTAGATTATAATGTCAACACTGAGCAATAAACACATGCTGGAGAAATGCAGAGATATAAAGGTATATCTAGTATACAGGTGGAAATAGAGCAAACAGCAAGTCTTCAATACATACTAACACACATATTTCTGAGAGtctaaatacaataaaactgcAGTAAAAGTGGAAGATTATGAAGCCCTGAGGAATATTATTACAGTGatgtgattttctttctttcttcactgtcaaaaatgtatatgtgtataacaTATGCTATATTGTTctgtttaatcattttaaatgtaacattttcatAACAGAAAAACTAGATTATAGGAGAAGATTACAGAATGCTATATTGTAGAATATTGATAATCAGGATTATAATGTCAACAGTGAGCAATAATATGAAAAGCATCTTATGCATGCAGGAAATGCATAGAAATTAAAGCAGATCTAGTATGGTTATGCAAATAAGATGTGTACAATATTTGCCAAGTATTACATAATAGAGTATCTAAATTAATAAAACTGCAATAATAGTAGAGGATTATGGAGTTATAAGGTTATATTCCTTTTTTCATACATAACATATGCTGCTGATTATAATAGAAATtttaataatagaaaaaaatagaTTATGTAGATTATAGAATATATGGGGTCTAGATTACAATGTCCGCAGAGAGCAATAATATGAAAAGCAGTGTATACATACTGGAGAAATGCAGAGAAATGGAAGCAGATCTGGAATGGATatagaaatacagaaaatacGACATATACAATACATGCCAACACTATCATGTACTGTCAGTGtctaaatacaataaaactgGAAGATTATGATGAATTATCTCAGAATTATCtcagctctttctttctttactttcaCTCACCTTTTCATACTTTATTCCCTCCCtgtcaaaaaaaataataataataattttataataatataaaatacatgCTATATTGTTCTATTTAATAAGTATAAAAGCCAAACCTCCAAAACAGAGGAAAATGATGAATTATAGATTAGGATTATAGATTATAATGTCAACAGTGTCTCATAATGTGAAAATCGACTGGGTAGAGACTGGGTATATGGTGAAAAGTAGTGAAGATCTAGTGTGGAGGTGGAAACTGAGCACATATCAAGTGTACAGTAAACCCAGCACACTATCCTGCATTACTGAGAGTCTGAATACAGTAAAACTGCAGTAAAAGTGGAAGATGATCGAGTCCTGAGGAGCATCGTCCTCTTTCCCGTGACATCACATCATACTACCGCTGCTGCTGTCTGTCCCCCAACCAGCTGCCTCCGATTGGCCAATGGCCAGATAGCGTGAGCTCTGCTCACTGCGTTACCGTCGCGGATTGGTCGAATTGGAGTCGTGGAGGAGGGACGCCAGCGCCTACAGACGGCCAATAGAGGCGCTCGATATTAGcataaattattcagcatcctcACCGGCTCGAATCAGCCGCTGCTCCACACCGCGGACCTGCTCATATTTTAATCCTTATTTTATCaaaataaaatgtcaaaaagtagCTTTTTAAAAAACGAGCTAAGATTTATAACTTAAATTAGAggaaacaacttttttttaaacttttctgAGACTTTTTTTATTCGTGAAATTGTTGTAAAGTTTTGTAGTGTGAGATATTTCTGTACTTTTATTaggtgtattttttattatcacCTTTTTAAGCTTCGTATTTGATCAGGACAACCATGTGGACTTTCCTGGGTATAGCGAGCTTCACCTATGTGTATAAGAAGTGTGACTTCATCGTGAGTAATGGCTGTGTGGTGTTGGCGGTGGTGGGGCTGGTCGCTGTCAGCGCTCTGCTGACCATCAGCCGCTACCGTGGACTGAAAGCCCTTCAGATCTCACAGCTGGCTCTGGAGGTCCTGTCAGCCTTACCTCTCACTAGTAAGCTCTTCACCAGGACACACACCTGCAGCCGTACACAAACACCTGAGAGCGGCGAACAGGTGAGTTGATCTGATCTGGCTGATTTCCTCTTCCCTGTTGATCTCCAGTCTGCTCCATATGTATCAGCAGTAGTTACAGGGAGCAGGGTCTTATTGAACCCTGTCGACAGTCTAATGGACCTCAGGCAGGGAGGCAGGGAGAGCTGTGTGGATGAGCCCTCAGTGCAGATGAGTGAATGTGACTGAGGAGGTTAGACTAACCTAGTCTACTGTTCATTTCCCTTTGGCTTTTCTACAGCAGCTCGTGTtaacatactctctctctctctctctctctctctctctctctctctctctctctctctctctctctctctttctctttctcactctctctctctctctctctctctctctctctctttctctttctctttctctctctctctctctctctctttctctctctttctctttctctttccccctctctctctctctttctctctctctctctctctctctcactcactctctctctctctctctctttctctctctctctctctctctctctttatctctctctctctctctctctttatctctctctctctctctctttctttctccttctctctcactctctctccctcattcctctctctctcactttctctcactttctctctctctttctctctctctctttctcgttctctctctctttctttctccttctctctctcactctctctctctctctttctctctctcactctctcactttcatcctttcttttctttctaactttttactcactctctctctctctctctctctctctctctctctctctctctctctctgttcattagAGAGTTCAGCGGAGGAAGAGAGCAGAAGCTAAATCCTCTCTGAACACAGACCGCAGTGCCTCAGCCGACCCCTCCTCTGATGGGACAGAGGTCATCATTGTGGGTGCGGGTGTTCTGGGGTCAGCAATGGCAGCTGTGTTGGCGCGGGATGGTCGGAGGGTCACTGTGGTGGAGAGGGACCTGCGGGAGCCGGACAGAATCGTTGGGGAACTGTTACAGCCAGGCGGCTTTCGGACCCTCAGAGAGCTGGGGCTGGAGGGTAAGGGGGCTCAGTTTACACTTACAAAAAAAGGCAGCTTAAGTTGTGTATGAGTGGGAGGTGGTGCCAGTGAGCAAAAAATTGACCCTCAACTTGAAGACAAGTGGTAACCATTAATGATTCACGCACAAACGCTGCATTAATGATTACAACACTGATAGCCAATACAGTTCATGAGCCACAAGCAAGACAGATATCATTTATTACACCTGAAAAttctggaatatatatatatatatatatatatatatatatatatatactgtagagaggttttaggcacctaagcactttatttaaaaacatttcccTCAGCAATAGTGTTACTCTAGAAGCTTCAGATCTCATTAGAACAGGTGCAGGTCAACATAAATACAGGAAACAGGAACAGGattttctcattctgaagaaagtagtaagatcttgtgagctagtctgaagaactaagcttggttccaggtttcttctggacgccccccagtccagccatcacagcatggatgtgttcaactccatcagcagcagcagcagcagcagctcacctgatcattaagccctgatttaccaaaccaggtgttggatgatagctgtaaataatactagactctcatgagtctagtattattgtattattgtatgtttaagcaccttaaggattgctgctcaatttcgttgtacattgtgcaatgacaataaaagtatcgTATCGTATCGCATCgtaggagaactttggagatgttttaatgaacacagtgatctgATCTAAATCTCCTATTGCCGAATATCAGCCGATACGATCCAATCTTTGTGCCTGTATTAATAATCCAGCCCTACAATTTAGAGCAGACAAATCTGTTCAtgaaaatcctttattttcaatCTCAGTTTGTATAATGACACGTTCTGGGCTGATTGATTCAgattagtcgagacttttcttaaaatgatgttcaTAGTGTttatatcttataatccagtctgactctcctttctaaccaatcagctcccagctccttttaacactgcagtctaatcacttcctgtgtgtgtgtgtgtagtggtacacactctggacgatatctgtggttgttggtctactggtgtgtaataactggtttatagtgggtaaacatgctgtgtgtgatttgggtttctatagcatatgtgtgtgttagcattagcgttagcctccactcagttctgaatgggttcttcagtgctggtttataaacagagaaaggcgtgcggttctcccgctggtaaaacagagcgtttcattGATGGTTTTATGCTCCACTGTACAATAACTCCACACTGCAAactctcaactcctttatttaccttaaTAACATCCGTTAATggcaccttgaggacaccagatggtgcGCTGAATACTGTGGTTAAAACCAGGACTGATAACCGagccattaaaatatgcctggatcactTTAACTGAGTAAATAGACACTTGCGCTGGCTGGAGCCGTCCAGGAGAAATCAGCTCACAAGATGAGAAAGTGCTGTTCCTTGTTACTGTATTCATGTTTACCTGTGATACatgtgatctggagtttctacaaGCAAACACAGCTTGTTGAAAGCAGCCTCACCTGTCTAAAGCaggtgagtatcagaacacactcaCCTCCTGACCCAAACCATGCCGAAACCTCATTAAAAGTTGGCCTACATGTGAATTCTTTACTAATCTTACTCCCTCCTGATGTTCCCTTAGATGCAGTAGAAGGTGTGGACGCCCATGTGGTCAGTGGATATGTAGTCCATGACAGAGAGAGCTGTTCAGAGGTGGAGATTCCATACCCCCAAGATGTGTGCGGTGTCCAGTGCGGCCGGGCCTTCCACCACGGTCGCTTTATCATGGGCCTGCGACAGGCTGCTCTTAAAGAGCCCAAGTAAGGTCCTGatgaacacagaacacacaggtCCTGCAGTCCTCAGGACACACGTCTGAGCATAGTGTGGTTCTACCCTGTTCTAACACACTTGAGCCCCCACAGGGAAGCCTTGAGACTGTGCACAGTAGGTGTCCAGAACTGAAGCCCTCTGATTTGCGTTTGGGGGTGACCAACCCTGTTTCTGAGGGATTAAGCGGAGGTGTTTTATTTAGGGCTGCACTCATATGGGAAATATGTACTGATGCGTGTCTGTTAGTGCAGATAAAATGTAGAAGTTGGATTATCTTTAAGTTGCTGCTGTCCAGTAAAAAACATCTCAATTTTTGcccattttcagtttttttccatggtttgaaccctatAGCTGCTCAGTACACAATTCTAATAATTTTAAAATggattgaccaatagaaatgctctgaatcaCATGGAATACAATACAGTATACACAATTATTTTACATAGACTtacattcaaagttaagagcatttttgacttttcctgtaaagtcactgttttggagatacatgtttttcatttgacAGCATTTGCTTGGTCAAATCCAATATAGTGGTGTAACCCTAGTTACTGTCAGGATTACTAAAATCAAACTATTTCTAACAGTGAATGGTAGCAGatcatcgctgtcacacaaaaaccttgtatctcaaaaatGACAGTTTTTACATTCAatgtaagtcaatgtaaaagtccttttattccaagccattttggagcatttctattggtcattcatcattaaatctgcccacaatgtaaaaaatattcacatttaaCCTACAGAAGGTCAAACAGTAAAAGTGGGCAAaaatcactgtcacacaaaagagtttgacagtgatgatacagtATATAATCCTTCATTCTGAGACGAACATGTGAAATGAGTCTACACTGGAACCTGCTGAGCCACTTCAGCAGGCCTCATTCCATTAAAGTGGAATTTCTGGTAGTGTGCAGTTCCCTCCTGTTTGGTGCTGTCTGACTTACAAATGCACTTAACAAATCATGCAGAGTCAAGTGACACAAGCCATACCATACATTTACTATATCTTAGCGGTTCTGACACTTTGCAAAGGGGCTGCTATTGTGAGCTGCTAGTAAAGAAAGGGGTCTGATGGTCTtcttgtttttgcagtgtaacgTTTGTGGAGGGTACAGTGACCAGTCTTGAGGAAGAGGATGGCTGTGTGACAGGAATTCAGTACCGGGAGAAGGACACTGGGAAAATCAAGGTAATCATACCATGTCTGtgaatatttataaatgtttgtggacaccctttcttaTAAATGCACTCATTgtggacacagatgtgcaaatgcacacacacagtttgtctagtttctgtagagaagcattgccaatagaataggactctctggagcagataaacatgaaactattggcaccatgctgcctaatgccaggcgtaggctagaggggtataaagccccccagcattgagctgtggagcagtgaaactgtgttttctTTAAGTTGGGAAGTtagggatgaagtggggtggtgactatccaacatcctgacctcactaatgctcttgttgctcaaTACAGCACatacaatataatacaaaatacagttactccaataaaagcaggaaaagctatttttaataaccttgattttggaagaaacaatgaatgagcaggtgtcccaatacttttgtccatatagtgtatgtatctATAGTTAGATTTATTACTGTTAatccttttattattattattattattattattattattattattattttattatattagtttTTTACAAAACTTGGCCTAGAAAAATCAATATTCAACAGAACAGCTTTTTAAGATTTTTCATAAAactgtttttctgtttatcAGGAGATCTCTGCTCCACTGACGATAGTCGCTGACGGCTGTTTCTCCAAGTTCCGCAAGAACCTCATCTCAGGGAAGGTCAAGGTGTCCTCACACTTTGTTGGATGCATAATGAAGGTAGCATGAAGAACTTTGAGCATTTTACATCCTACTATTTCCTCTTTACAAAAACAGCTGCTGTTTTCAATCATTTCACGGTGCATGAGAGCTCTATGAGGGATTTCTTAAACTGTGTGTTAAGGTTCAGTTATACACTGACCAGCCTCTGACGGGTGAAGTAAAAAAcgttgattatcttcatctacagtggcatctgtcaagggcctggatctacatattaggcagcaagtga
Coding sequences within it:
- the rnf144b gene encoding E3 ubiquitin-protein ligase RNF144B isoform X1, with the protein product MSTNTEFFTGISKIPYVPDASAQEVLCFKHYNATEVLLGRQMEDWLRFSVCYWHSFCGTGADPFGSPTLRRPWNEGDSDMEIAKKRLSAAFEFFIKLGVKYYTFHDRDMAPEGHTLEESNKNLDEITDRALQLQKQTGVKVLWITCNLFAHPRYMNGASTNPDCHVLAYAGAQVKKGLEIAKKLGAENFVFWGGREGFLSILNTDVAAELKHMANFFKMAVAYKEKIGLKCQFLIEPKPKEPCKHQYDYDAMSVIGFLKHFGLDKDFKLNIEPNHTTLAGHSYEHDIIMASVFGMLGSVDSNTGSPDLGWDTDQFPMDIRNTTIVMKAVIEQGGLQPGGLNFDAKVRRESTDLEDLFIAHIAAMDAFARGLRNAVKIIEEGVMQKMLQDRYVSFSHGIGQKVEEGSATLEDLEEFIKQNGEPKVTSGKQEKYEAVLNHYV
- the sqlea gene encoding squalene monooxygenase, with the translated sequence MWTFLGIASFTYVYKKCDFIVSNGCVVLAVVGLVAVSALLTISRYRGLKALQISQLALEVLSALPLTSKLFTRTHTCSRTQTPESGEQRVQRRKRAEAKSSLNTDRSASADPSSDGTEVIIVGAGVLGSAMAAVLARDGRRVTVVERDLREPDRIVGELLQPGGFRTLRELGLEDAVEGVDAHVVSGYVVHDRESCSEVEIPYPQDVCGVQCGRAFHHGRFIMGLRQAALKEPNVTFVEGTVTSLEEEDGCVTGIQYREKDTGKIKEISAPLTIVADGCFSKFRKNLISGKVKVSSHFVGCIMKDCPQFKANHAELVLADPSPVLIYQISSNETRVLVDIRGDMPRDLSAYMVERIYPQLPEHLQEPFMLALQNDRLRTMPASFLPPSPVNKPGVLLLGDAYNMRHPLTGGGMSVVLNDVQIWRALLRNISDLYDDQAMLQAKKKFHWERKSSHSFVVNVLAQALYELFAATDSSLHRLRRACFHYFKLGGECINGPIGLLSVLSPKPMTLIGHFFAVAFYAVYFSFKSESWLAMPRALLNSGAILYRACAVMFPLIYSELKYLVY